A genomic window from Sorex araneus isolate mSorAra2 chromosome 2, mSorAra2.pri, whole genome shotgun sequence includes:
- the LNP1 gene encoding leukemia NUP98 fusion partner 1, giving the protein MEPKDDDDDDVSFAKWMSSFWGHNWVEESERGLRDHRRRSQDAGYRKTSLPCPFSELPRITSSDSHSRRHSHEDQGFGCHTHVGDFRKCSKDESFKEPLDSKGRSHSKIQAFPESSDHPVCFKTKRSVSLGHESRKERKEREGLMVETRSRKKVEERSSRKEEARGASKPR; this is encoded by the exons ATGGAGCCCAaagacgatgatgatgatgatgtttcttTTGCCAAATGGATGAGCAGCTTCTGGGGTCACAACTGGGTAGAAGAGAGTGAGAGGGGACTTCGGGACCACCGTCGCAGATCACAAGACGCCGGTTACAGGAAAACCTCCCTGCCCTGTCCA TTTTCTGAGCTTCCCAGAATCACATCATCTGACAGTCATTCTAGGAGGCATTCTCATGAAGATCAGGGATTTGGATGCCACACCCATGTGGGGGATTTTAGAAAATGCTCAAAGGATGAGTCATTCAAGGAGCCACTGGATTCAAAAGGAAGATCCCATTCCAAAATTCAGGCATTTCCGGAGTCCTCTGACCATCCAGTGTGTTTTAAGACCAAGCGCTCTGTCTCTTTG GGGCATGagagcagaaaggaaagaaaggaaagagaagggctgATGGTGGAGACAAGGTCCCGCAAGAAAGTGGAAGAAAGGAGTTCTAGGAAGGAAGAAGCCAGAGGAGCCTCTAAACCCCGCTAG